In a genomic window of Wyeomyia smithii strain HCP4-BCI-WySm-NY-G18 chromosome 1, ASM2978416v1, whole genome shotgun sequence:
- the LOC129717260 gene encoding GATA zinc finger domain-containing protein 14-like — translation MSNAAVKRGEREQAIKLAIIAIKFGKSSRAAAGEYGIPRTTLLRHKRLNAGLMVQADPLHPTISMEDVQICKRGRPPLFPEEPERAFEKYCLLCSDKFFGLTSRDIRVLAPQFANQLGIPVPDNWIANAKAGPVWFRNFLRRRPNLSMRSPEATSIARVSAFNPTNVGKFFDLLRTVAENITFEPNSIWNLDETGVITVQKPQRVASRRGVKRVGRVTSADRGPLVTMVLAVSATGNKMPPFFVFPRKRFHPHFLDGGPTGCAGAVSNTGWMNADIYLDVLRHFKAFTRVSKENPLLLIVDNHGSHRSLPAIEFCRDNGIHLLTIPPHCSHRLQPLDVSVFSPFKHAMNVLCDEWTYRHPGKPMSIFDLPAIIDSALERSATERNIKAGFRASGIWPFNPDVFTALDYAPSSVTGPSLVDEIIPGSLLDTLCRIRPIPRAPPRATGRRGRKPGRAAILTDPAEIALMEQNIQAKGVARPTQRRVGRPRKATVQFHSLVIAPPRPTIVVIKRPPGRPRKSQAAADKRPVGRPRKPPVVILKRPVGRPPKSLAIAKRPNNNNNNNNNNNNNNNNNNNNNNNNNNNNNNNNNNNNNNNNNNNNNNNNNNNNNNNNNNNNNNNNNNNNNNNNNNNNNNNNNNNNNNNNNNNNNNNNNNNNNNNNNNNNNNNNNNNNNNNNNNNNNNNNNNNNNNNNNNNNNNNNNNNNNNNNNNNNNNNNNNNNNNNNNNNNNNNNNNNNNNNNNNNNNNNNNNNNNNNNNNNNNNNNNNNNNNNNNNNNNNNNNNNNNNNNNNNNNNNNNNNNNNNNNNNNNNNNNNNNNNNNNNNNNNNNNNNNNNNNNNNNNNNNNNNNNNNNNNNNNNNNNNNNNNNNNNNNNNNNNNNNNNNNNNNNNNNNNNNNNNNNNNNNNNNNNNNNNNNNNNNNNNNNNNNNNNNNNNNNNNNNNNNNNNNNNNNNNNNNNNNNNNNNNNNNNNNNNNNNNNNNNNNNNNNNNNNNNNNNNNNNNNNNNNNNNNNNNNNNNNNNNNNNNNNNNNNNNNNNNNNNNNNNNNNNNNNNNNNNNNNNNNNNNNNNNNNNNNNNNNNNNNN, via the exons ATGAGTAACGCGGCAGTGAAACGTGGTGAACGGGAGCAGGCGATCAAGTTGGCGATTATTGCCATTAAGTTTGGCAAGTCGTCACGGGCAGCTGCTGGAGAGTATGGTATACCCCGTACCACCTTGCTTCGCCACAAGCGGTTAAACGCTGGCCTGATGGTGCAAGCGGACCCGCTACATCCTACGATATCGATGGaggatgtgcaaatttgtaagCGCGGAAGACCACCGTTGTTCCCCGAGGAACCAGAACGGGCATTCGAAAAGTATTGCTTGCTATGCTCGGACAAGTTCTTCGGTCTAACATCCAGAGACATTCGTGTGCTTGCACCACAATTCGCGAACCAGCTGGGGATTCCGGTTCCCGACAATTGGATCGCGAACGCAAAGGCAGGCCCTGTTTGGTTTCGGAACTTTCTGCGCCGAAGGCCGAACCTGTCGATGCGTTCACCCGAGGCGACCAGCATAGCCAGAGTCTCTGCTTTTAATCCCACAAATGTGGGCAAGTTTTTCGATCTTCTACGCACAGTAGCCGAGAATATAACGTTCGAACCAAATTCCATCTGGAATCTGGACGAGACTGGAGTGATAACAGTTCAGAAACCTCAACGAGTTGCTAGTCGCCGTGGAGTCAAACGTGTTGGTCGAGTAACTTCGGCCGATCGGGGCCCGTTGGTTACGATGGTACTTGCGGTTTCCGCCACTGGCAATAAAATGccaccatttttcgtttttcctcgAAAACGTTTCCATCCACACTTTCTGGATGGTGGTCCAACGGGATGCGCTGGAGCGGTGAGCAATACAGGGTGGATGAATGCAGATATTTATCTGGATGTTCTCCGACACTTTAAAGCATTTACGCGAGTGTCCAAAGAAAACCCGCTTTTGTTGATTGTGGACAACCACGGTTCACACAGAAGTCTACCTGCAATCGAGTTTTGCAGGGATAATGGCATTCACCTACTTACAATACCACCCCATTGCTCTCACCGCTTACAACCCTTGGACGTGAGTGTGTTTTCGCCGTTCAAGCACGCAATGAATGTGCTGTGCGACGAATGGACATACAGGCATCCCGGAAAGCCGATGTCTATTTTTGACCTTCCGGCTATCATCGACAGCGCTCTCGAACGGAGTGCCACGGAGCGAAACATCAAGGCCGGGTTCCGGGCATCAGGTATTTGGCCCTTCAACCCGGATGTATTCACTGCATTGGATTATGCTCCATCATCAGTGACAGGACCTTCCTTGGTTGACGAAATAATACCAGGATCACTGCTGGACACTCTTTGCAGAATCAGACCAATCCCGCGGGCACCACCGCGTGCTACAGGCAGACGAGGACGAAAACCTGGACGAGCTGCTATACTGACGGACCCCGCTGAAATCGCTCTGAtg GAACAAAACATACAAGCGAAGGGAGTAGCCCGACCCACTCAACGGCGAGTAGGCCGACCACGTAAAGCAACTGTGCAGTTTCATAGCCTCGTTATTGCACCACCAAGACCAACGATAGTGGTGATAAAGAGACCACCTGGAAGACCCCGCAAATCACAGGCTGCAGCggataagaggcccgttggccgaccccGCAAGCCTCCAGTCGTTATACTAAAAAGGCCTGTTGGCCGACCTCCAAAGTCACTAgccattgctaagaggccc aataataataataataataataataataataataataataataataataataataataataataataataataataataataataataataataataataataataataataataataataataataataataataataataataataataataataataataataataataataataataataataataataataataataataataataataataataataataataataataataataataataataataataataataataataataataataataataataataataataataataataataataataataataataataataataataataataataataataataataataataataataataataataataataataataataataataataataataataataataataataataataataataataataataataataataataataataataataataataataataataataataataataataataataataataataataataataataataataataataataataataataataataataataataataataataataataataataataataataataataataataataataataataataataataataataataataataataataataataataataataataataataataataataataataataataataataataataataataataataataataataataataataataataataataataataataataataataataataataataataataataataataataataataataataataataataataataataataataataataataataataataataataataataataataataataataataataataataataataataataataataataataataataataataataataataataataataataataataataataataataataataataataataataataataataataataataataataataataataataataataataataataataataataataataataataataataataataataataataataataataataataataataataataataataataataataataataataataataataataataataataataataataataataataataataataataataataataataataataataataataataataataataataataataataataataataataataataataataataataataataataataataataataataataataataataataataataataataataataataataataataataataataataataataataataataataataataataataataataataataataataataataataataataataataataataataataataataataataataataataataataataataataataataataataataataataataataataataataataataataataataataataataataataataataataataataataataataataataataataataataataataataataataataat